The Ancylobacter sp. WKF20 genome contains a region encoding:
- a CDS encoding aspartate/glutamate racemase family protein: protein MRIHLVNPNTTVSMTEKAAAAARAVASPGTQIVAATSSMGPASIEGFYDDALALPGLLHAIAMAEAGEGSAVDAHIIACFDDTGLDAARTLARAPVVGIGEAGFHLASLIAHRFAVVTTLSRSVPVIEANLARYGLLARCCAIRASEVAVLELEDPASDARARISAEIGRAVVADKAEAIVLGCAGMADLARALADEHGVPVIDGVASAVALAEGLVRTGLATSKAGPYAAPRAKPYAGLLADFAPRQP from the coding sequence GTGCGCATCCATCTCGTCAATCCCAACACCACCGTCTCCATGACCGAGAAGGCCGCCGCCGCCGCGCGGGCCGTCGCGTCGCCGGGCACGCAGATTGTGGCCGCGACGTCCAGCATGGGCCCGGCCTCGATCGAGGGCTTCTATGACGATGCGCTGGCGCTGCCGGGCCTGCTGCACGCCATTGCCATGGCCGAGGCGGGCGAGGGGAGCGCGGTCGACGCCCATATCATCGCCTGTTTCGACGATACCGGCCTCGATGCCGCCCGCACGCTGGCGCGGGCTCCCGTGGTCGGCATTGGCGAGGCGGGCTTTCATCTCGCTAGCCTGATCGCCCATCGCTTCGCCGTGGTGACGACGCTGTCGCGCTCCGTGCCGGTGATCGAGGCCAATCTCGCCCGCTACGGGCTGCTGGCGCGTTGCTGCGCCATTCGTGCCTCGGAAGTGGCGGTGCTGGAGCTCGAAGACCCGGCCTCGGATGCGCGCGCGCGCATTTCCGCCGAGATCGGCCGTGCCGTCGTCGCGGACAAGGCCGAGGCCATCGTGCTCGGCTGCGCCGGCATGGCGGACCTCGCCCGCGCCTTGGCCGACGAACATGGCGTGCCGGTGATCGACGGTGTCGCGAGCGCGGTGGCGCTGGCCGAGGGGCTGGTGCGCACCGGCCTCGCCACCTCCAAGGCCGGGCCCTATGCCGCGCCGCGCGCGAAGCCCTATGCGGGCCTGCTGGCAGACTTCGCCCCGCGCCAGCCCTGA
- a CDS encoding MarR family transcriptional regulator, whose translation MAPYRLDDQFGFVLRLAAQRHAGLFEAGMVEGLTAPQFAVLVRLREVGPCSHQRLGRLLHLDLPTVKGVIDRLTGRGFVLSADDPLDKRRQAAGLTERGLAVADAAIEASRDITQRTLEPLTPKEGAQLVALLQKLT comes from the coding sequence ATGGCGCCCTATCGTCTCGACGACCAGTTCGGCTTTGTCCTGCGCCTCGCCGCCCAGCGCCATGCCGGGCTGTTCGAGGCCGGCATGGTCGAGGGTCTGACAGCGCCCCAATTCGCGGTGCTCGTGCGGCTGCGCGAGGTCGGCCCCTGCTCGCATCAGCGCCTCGGCCGCCTGCTGCATCTCGACCTGCCGACGGTGAAGGGCGTGATCGACCGGCTGACCGGCCGCGGCTTCGTGCTCAGCGCCGACGACCCGCTCGACAAGCGGCGCCAGGCCGCCGGCCTCACCGAGCGCGGCCTCGCCGTTGCCGATGCCGCCATCGAGGCGTCGCGGGACATCACCCAGCGCACGCTTGAGCCGCTCACCCCCAAAGAAGGCGCGCAACTGGTCGCCCTGTTGCAGAAACTGACGTGA
- a CDS encoding ABC transporter ATP-binding protein: MSSPILEIDGLEAWYGAAQILFDLSLTVARGEAVALIGPNGAGKSTTLKAILGLVQRRARRLSLEGQDITALPTFRIARCGVGYVPEDRRIFTDLTVAENLAIARRPPRPGIGGVVWDEAAVFALFPNLATMRHRPGGQMSGGEQQMLAVARALVSNPALLLLDEPSEGVAPIIVDQMMEAIASMKAQGLSILISEQNSDLTDAICDRSYRIDHGCLIDGSIPAGPLLPTGA, encoded by the coding sequence ATGAGCTCCCCGATCCTGGAAATCGACGGCCTCGAGGCGTGGTACGGCGCCGCGCAGATCCTGTTCGACCTGTCGCTCACCGTGGCGCGCGGCGAAGCGGTGGCGTTGATCGGGCCGAACGGGGCCGGCAAGAGCACCACGCTGAAGGCGATCCTCGGTCTGGTGCAGCGCCGCGCGCGCCGCCTTTCTCTGGAGGGGCAGGATATTACCGCCCTGCCCACCTTCCGCATCGCCCGATGCGGTGTCGGCTATGTACCCGAGGACCGCCGCATCTTCACCGACCTCACCGTCGCGGAGAACCTCGCCATCGCCCGCCGCCCGCCACGTCCCGGCATCGGTGGAGTGGTGTGGGACGAGGCCGCAGTGTTCGCGCTGTTCCCGAACCTTGCGACGATGCGCCACCGGCCGGGCGGGCAGATGTCCGGCGGCGAGCAGCAGATGCTGGCGGTGGCGCGCGCGCTCGTCAGCAACCCGGCCCTGCTTCTCCTCGACGAACCTTCGGAAGGCGTCGCGCCCATCATTGTCGATCAGATGATGGAAGCGATCGCCTCCATGAAGGCGCAGGGCCTGTCCATCCTCATCTCGGAGCAGAACAGCGACCTGACCGACGCCATCTGCGACCGCAGCTATCGCATCGACCATGGCTGCCTGATCGACGGCTCCATCCCGGCCGGCCCCCTCCTGCCGACCGGGGCCTGA
- a CDS encoding ABC transporter ATP-binding protein — translation MSVLAVEKLSKAYGGVQALDGVSFTLAAGELLALIGPNGAGKSTCFNIVNGQIRADSGRVWLGKHDVTGASPRRMALAGVGRTFQVAQVFGSMTVRENVQMALLAAARQIFRFIRPTATRMRSEADALLAQTGMDALAEAPAATLAYGDVKRLELAMALAAQPKLLLMDEPTAGMSVTERLALMGLVRDLAKRSGISVLFTEHSMDVVFGHADRVIVLARGALIAEGTPDAVRADLNVAALYLGRRGGGQP, via the coding sequence ATGAGCGTGCTCGCGGTCGAGAAGCTCAGCAAGGCCTATGGCGGCGTGCAGGCGCTCGACGGGGTGAGTTTCACCCTCGCCGCCGGCGAACTGCTCGCCCTGATCGGCCCCAACGGCGCCGGCAAATCCACCTGCTTCAACATCGTCAATGGCCAGATCCGCGCCGATTCCGGTCGGGTGTGGCTGGGCAAGCATGATGTTACCGGCGCCTCGCCCCGCCGCATGGCGCTTGCCGGCGTCGGGCGCACCTTCCAGGTCGCGCAGGTATTCGGCTCGATGACGGTGCGCGAGAATGTGCAGATGGCGCTGCTGGCCGCCGCCCGGCAGATCTTCCGCTTCATCCGCCCCACCGCCACGCGGATGCGCAGCGAGGCCGACGCGCTGCTCGCTCAGACCGGCATGGACGCGCTGGCCGAGGCGCCCGCCGCGACGCTCGCCTATGGCGACGTGAAGCGCCTCGAACTCGCCATGGCCTTGGCCGCGCAGCCGAAACTGCTGCTGATGGACGAGCCGACCGCCGGCATGAGCGTGACGGAGCGCCTCGCCTTGATGGGTCTGGTGCGCGACCTCGCCAAGCGCAGCGGTATTTCTGTACTGTTCACCGAGCATTCCATGGATGTGGTCTTCGGCCATGCCGACCGGGTGATCGTCCTGGCGCGCGGCGCCCTCATCGCGGAGGGCACGCCGGACGCGGTGCGGGCCGATCTCAATGTGGCCGCGCTCTATCTCGGCCGGCGCGGCGGAGGCCAGCCATGA